One Erpetoichthys calabaricus chromosome 8, fErpCal1.3, whole genome shotgun sequence DNA segment encodes these proteins:
- the LOC114655800 gene encoding ras-like protein family member 10B, producing the protein MVMTIKIAILGARGVGKTAIVRQFLYNEFSETYVPTKKRRVYLPAAVLNEHVHNLQIMDFPSIPSFPVNTFQEWANACCRGVRSAHAYILVYDICCFDSFEYIKTIRQQIVETRLMGTTETPIIIVGNKRDLQRNRVIPRRNVSNLVKKNWKCGYIECSAKYNWHVLLLFSELLKSVGCGHCKHVHTTIRFQGALRRDRCSIM; encoded by the exons ATGGTAATGACGATCAAGATTGCGATCCTGGGGGCTCGAGGAGTGGGCAAGACAGCCATTGTGAGACAGTTCCTTTACAATGAGTTTAGTGAAACATATGTGCCCACTAAAAAGCGGCGTGTCTACCTGCCGGCCGCTGTTCTTAATGAACATGTACACAACCTGCAAATCATGGACTTCCCTTCTATCCCATCTTTTCCAGTCAACACTTTCCAG GAATGGGCCAATGCCTGCTGTCGTGGAGTTCGCAGTGCTCATGCCTATATTCTAGTGTATGATATTTGTTGCTTTGACAGTTTTGAATACATCAAGACCATACGGCAGCAAATTGTCGAGACAAG ACTGATGGGAACAACAGAGACTCCCATCATCATAGTGGGAAACAAGCGGGACCTGCAGCGGAATCGTGTCATCCCACGGCGGAATGTCTCCAACCTCGTTAAGAAGAACTGGAAGTGTGGGTATATCGAGTGCTCTGCTAAGTACAATTGGCATGTGCTGCTGCTCTTTAGTGAACTACTCAAGAGTGTGGGCTGTGGCCACTGCAAGCATGTGCATACAACCATTCGTTTCCAAGGTGCCCTGCGCAGGGACCGCTGCAGCATTATGTGA